In Clostridia bacterium, the DNA window AACATATAAGGGGGTAATTATTATGGTTAAGTTTATTCTGGGTGTAAAGGGCTCAGGTAAGACAAAAAGAATGATCGACATGGCTAATGAGTCCGTCAAAGCATCAAATGGAAACGTAGTTTATATCGACAGAGACAGAAACCACATATATGACCTTAACCGAAACATTAGACTAATTGAGGCTGGCGAGTTTCAATTGGAAAACCTCAAATCCTTTTATGGCTTTATTTGCGGCGTGATATCACAGAATTTTGACATAGACAGAGTATTTATTGATGGGCAGAAAATAGTAAGCAGTGCAGAAGACGATTGTCTTGAAAAGTTTGTTAAGAACCTTGAGAATCTCAACGAAAAGTTTGGTGTGAATTTCACGGTAAGCTGCAGCAGGAGTGCAGATGGAATACCGGAATTCCTGAAAAGTTACCTTATTTAATTAATCTAGAAAACAATTTAAGTTCATATACAATATAGAAGACCCTTTTGCGGGTCTTTTATTTTTTTCGAACATAAAATAGTTAATTACAATATTGTATTATTTTGATAAAATAAGTATGAGAATGAGAACATATGTTTATGTACAAACTCAGAATGATTATCGAAATGAACAAATGGATATATAAATATCCCTTCCGGGCAGAGTATTGCCTGTCATCGATGCAGTTTCACTGCACGATTGGATTACATTAGGTATGCTTTAATAAATTAAAGCAAGGGGGATTAACTGTGAACTTTTTAAACCTGGGTGAATTTAAAAACAGGATAATATCAACCAAGACTATAAATGCCAGAAACCCAATTTCAACAGATTTTCCAGAGGCTTTGTCTCCGGAGCTCTGCGAATACTTGAGAGGCCAAGGGGTAGACAAACTCTACTGCCATCAGAGTGAGATGTTTGAAAAAGCTTTACAGGGAAAAAATCTGGTCATAACAACCGCCACCTCCAGTGGAAAGACACTGAGCTTTCTATTGCCTGTGGTGCAGAAGATACTTGAGGACCCTACCACAAGGGCGATATTCCTGTATCCTACAAAGGCATTAGCCCATGACCAGTATAGGAACCTGGTTCCGATATTGGAGCACTTCGGTCCCAAAAGGATACAGGCAGGGATTTACGATGGGGATACCCCCACAAGCGAGAGGTC includes these proteins:
- a CDS encoding twitching motility protein PilT; this encodes MVKFILGVKGSGKTKRMIDMANESVKASNGNVVYIDRDRNHIYDLNRNIRLIEAGEFQLENLKSFYGFICGVISQNFDIDRVFIDGQKIVSSAEDDCLEKFVKNLENLNEKFGVNFTVSCSRSADGIPEFLKSYLI